The Desulfosoma caldarium genome has a window encoding:
- a CDS encoding ABC-type transport auxiliary lipoprotein family protein — MKMKFFFGLLVMMAFAAAGCGALLPTATPPVYYQVQAPDASSWGCASSKPEPLRVWALDGAAPYDRNELVLVTGDHALQLSSRYRWISTPGEMLGQAIVETASQVRAFSVVNVPGSPGFLPELHLGGRIREFNFQLSPGRAEAVLDVRIIVWREANPKKLVFQKTYRATETVVQETSPEELTRAMNRVVARWMQELMNDLCQASFDTAS, encoded by the coding sequence ATGAAAATGAAATTCTTTTTCGGCCTCCTTGTGATGATGGCCTTCGCCGCTGCGGGATGCGGTGCCCTCCTTCCTACGGCAACCCCTCCCGTGTATTACCAGGTCCAGGCGCCCGACGCATCGTCATGGGGCTGCGCCAGCTCAAAGCCCGAACCCTTGCGGGTCTGGGCATTGGACGGCGCCGCGCCCTATGACCGCAACGAACTGGTGCTGGTCACAGGCGATCATGCGCTGCAGCTTTCATCGCGATACCGTTGGATCAGCACGCCGGGAGAAATGCTCGGACAGGCCATTGTGGAAACGGCATCCCAAGTTCGGGCCTTTTCTGTCGTCAATGTTCCGGGCAGTCCGGGTTTTCTTCCGGAACTACACTTGGGAGGTCGCATCCGTGAATTCAATTTTCAGCTTTCCCCAGGGCGCGCAGAAGCCGTCTTGGACGTGCGGATCATCGTTTGGCGGGAAGCCAACCCCAAAAAGCTGGTCTTTCAAAAAACCTATCGCGCCACTGAAACCGTCGTTCAGGAGACCTCTCCGGAAGAACTCACCCGAGCCATGAACCGAGTGGTGGCTCGATGGATGCAAGAACTTATGAACGATCTGTGCCAGGCTTCCTTTGACACCGCCTCGTAG
- the dnaA gene encoding chromosomal replication initiator protein DnaA codes for MENEWKAVCEKLRQGLSNGQYEFYVATLSFVRFDGHCLTLGCRSKFHADWVRAHLSGRILEAAQERFPQLKGCRFEILPQVSEDEPQEKEEEEIRERPSGQLTFMDIGQPVRSVFNPRFTFDQFVVGQSNQFAYATCRAMTAQHGFHHQSVYLMADPGLGKSHLTHAVGNLLTRQAPNLRVRYVTAEQFTNEMVAALRRDRIEDFKKTYRDGCDILLLEKVEFFAGKRKIQDELIYTLDELLDRGRRIICTGKTSPKDIPKLNRELRSRLGGLLVAPIDRPDFEMRKEIIRRKAAYDNVHLPMEVVEFLADRVTTDVRQLESCLVGLMAKSSILGIPISVSLAREVTQTILDYLPTLDIAHVTGAVCKSFGLQEEDLRSKARSRRISEARQLAMYLCRKYTKESLNVIAQAFNRSHSTVIYAVKKVDHELSRKNSTMRKYLEHVSRRIETRCLDE; via the coding sequence ATGGAGAATGAATGGAAAGCCGTCTGCGAAAAGCTTCGGCAGGGCCTATCCAATGGGCAATACGAATTTTATGTGGCCACCCTTTCATTCGTTCGCTTTGACGGACATTGCCTTACCTTGGGATGCCGGAGCAAATTCCATGCGGATTGGGTGCGTGCGCACTTGTCTGGCCGCATCCTGGAAGCGGCTCAGGAGCGCTTTCCTCAGCTGAAGGGATGCCGGTTTGAAATCCTTCCGCAGGTTTCGGAAGACGAGCCTCAGGAGAAGGAGGAAGAGGAGATTCGAGAGCGCCCATCCGGCCAGCTGACCTTTATGGACATCGGCCAACCCGTGCGCTCGGTATTTAATCCGCGATTTACCTTTGATCAGTTCGTCGTCGGCCAATCCAACCAATTCGCCTACGCCACGTGCAGGGCCATGACGGCCCAGCACGGTTTTCATCATCAGTCCGTCTATCTCATGGCCGACCCCGGCTTGGGCAAGAGTCATCTCACCCATGCCGTCGGTAATCTTCTGACCCGTCAAGCCCCTAACCTGCGCGTGCGCTATGTCACGGCGGAACAGTTCACCAACGAAATGGTGGCGGCTCTGCGGCGCGACCGCATCGAGGATTTCAAGAAAACCTACCGAGATGGGTGCGATATTCTCTTACTGGAAAAGGTGGAATTTTTCGCCGGTAAACGCAAGATTCAGGATGAGCTTATCTACACGCTGGATGAATTGTTGGATCGAGGCCGGCGCATCATCTGCACGGGAAAGACGTCACCCAAAGACATTCCCAAACTCAACCGAGAGCTGCGATCTCGTCTTGGGGGACTTTTGGTCGCGCCCATCGATCGGCCGGATTTTGAAATGCGCAAGGAAATCATTCGTCGTAAAGCGGCCTATGACAATGTGCATCTGCCCATGGAGGTGGTGGAGTTTCTCGCGGATCGCGTCACCACCGATGTGCGGCAATTGGAAAGCTGTCTTGTGGGTCTGATGGCCAAGAGCAGCATTTTGGGCATTCCCATCTCGGTGAGCTTGGCTCGGGAGGTGACACAGACCATCTTGGATTATCTGCCCACGTTGGACATTGCGCATGTGACCGGAGCGGTCTGCAAGAGCTTTGGCCTTCAGGAAGAGGACTTGCGGTCCAAGGCGCGCAGCCGACGCATTTCTGAAGCTCGCCAGCTGGCCATGTACCTGTGTCGCAAATACACCAAAGAGTCTCTGAACGTGATTGCCCAAGCCTTTAACCGAAGCCACAGCACGGTGATCTACGCGGTTAAAAAAGTGGATCACGAACTGAGTCGTAAAAACAGCACCATGAGAAAGTATCTGGAACATGTGTCTCGAAGAATAGAGACCCGGTGCCTGGACGAATAA